The genomic window TCGCGAACATCGCCTGGAACGCCACGAACACCAGTGCCGGAATCGTACCGACCAGCGGGATCGACACGGCAGCACCGGTTTCCGCGTCCGCCAGATACTGTCCGCCGAACAGGCCGCGCAACCCGAAGAACTGTGTCGGATCACCGATCACCCCGCCGACGTCGTCGCCGAACGCCATCGAGTACCCGAACAGCACCCACAGCACGCCGACGACACCCATCGCGCCGACACTCATCATGATCATGTTCAGGACGTTCTTGGCGCGCACCATGCCGCCGTAGAAGAACGCCACCCCCGGCGTCATCAACAGCACCAATGCGGCACTGATCAACATCCACGCCGTATCCCCGGTGTCCGGGGTTCCGAGAACGGGAAAGTCCACCGTGAGCCTCCTCGTCAGTCTTGTCGGTCTGCACGAAAGACTGCTCACACGGTGTTTCCGCTGTGGTGTCGGCGCGTTTCGGATACGTGAACGGACCGGCGGGACGTGTTGCGATCGGGTTTCCGACAGTGCACGGCACCGGCAGGCCACCGCGGCGCGATCCGGAGCAGGGGACCGGACGCATCGAGTTGCGCACAGTCGACAGATTCCAGCGGACGCTGGCAGTCTTATCGATTGCAGGCGCGATCCCTCTCTCGGGGATGACCCCGTTGTCGCTGCCAGGGACAGCTGAACGTCTGCGTATTCCCCGCGCGAGCGGGGACGACCCGTACTGCCATCCACCATTGGCGCCGAGCCCCCGCAAGCGGCACTGCCCGGCCCCTGAACAGGGACCGGGCAGTGCCGTATCGGGCTGTTTCTAGCCGAGCAGCGCGTCGACGAACGCGGCGGGTTCGAACGGGGCGAGGTCGTCGGCGCCCTCACCGAGGCCGACGAGTTTCACGGGCACACCGAGTTCGTGCTGGACCTGGAAGACGATGCCGCCCTTGGCGGTGCCGTCGAGTTTGGTGAGTACGACACCGGTGATGTCGACGACCTCGGCGAACACGCGGGCCTGCATGAGGCCGTTCTGGCCGACGGTCGCGTCGAGGACGAGGAGGACGTCGTCGACGACGGCTTTCTTCTCGACGACGCGCTTGACCTTGCCGAGTTCGTCCATGAGACCGGTTTTGGTGTGCAGGCGGCCGGCGGTGTCGATGAGGACACAGTCGACGCCGTCCTCGATGCCCTTGGCGACCGAGTCGAACGCGATCGCGGCCGGGTCGCCGCCTTCCTTGCCGCGCACCACCTCGGCGCCGACCCGTTCGGCCCACGTCTGCAGCTGGTCGGCGGCGGCGGCACGGAACGTGTCGGCGGCGCCGAGCAGGACGCGTCGGCCGTCGGCGACGAGAACGCGGGCAAGTTTGCCGGTGGTGGTGGTCTTGCCGGTGCCGTTCACGCCAACCACCAGCAGCACCGCCGGATGATCACCGTGTGGCAGCGCATGGATCGAGCGGTCCATCTGCGGCTGCAGCTCCTCGATCAGCACCTCCCGCAGCAGGGCACGGGCGTCGGCTTCGGTGCGCACACCCCGCGACGCCATCTGCTCCCGCAGCCGCTCGACGACCTTCGTCGTGGTCGCGGTGCCGAGGTCCGCGATCAGCAGCGTGTCCTCGACCTCCTCCCACGAGTCCTCGTCCAGGTCGCCGCCACCGAGCAGACCCAGCAGAGACTTGCCGACCGCGTTCTGCGACCGCGACAACCGGCCACGCAGACGATCCAGACGCCCCTCGGTGGGCTCGATCTCCTCGATCGCCGGGGCCGGGACAACCTCCGGCTCGGGCTCCACCACGACCGGCTCCACGACGACCGGCTCGGGCGAGACGACCGGCTCGGGTTCCGGTTCGACCACCGGCTCGGGCGCGGCGGGCGCCTCGGGTTCGACGACGGGCGCCGCAGCATCGACGACCGGTTCGGGTTCGAGGGCCGTCGGTTCCGGTGCCGGCTTCTCGACCACCGGCTCTTCGACGACCGGCTCCGGCTTCGGCTCCGGCTTTGGCTCGGGTGCCGGCTTCTCGACCACCGGCGGAACCGGTGGCACCACGGGCGGCACGACCGGCGGGGCGGCCGGGGTCTTGGGCGCGGCAGGCGGCGCGGTCGGGGGCGCGGTGGCCGTCGGCCCCTGGCTGAAGTTGAATCCGCCGCCGGCTTGATAGCCGCCCGACCGGTCCTTCGGCTTCTCGAGTTCGGGCTGCTGCTCGGGTGCGGTGAGGGTGATGCGGCGGCGCCGCGACACGATCAGGCCGACGACGAGTGCCACGATGAGGACGGCCAGTACGGCCGCTATTGCTATCCAGGCTCCGGTAGTCACCCCCACATCCTGTCAGGCTGGGCGGGGTGCGGGCGATCAGCCCGACGCGGTCAAGTCGTGTCCGCGGAGGCGTTGGGAGATGACGGTGGTGATGCCGTCGCCGCGCATGCTGACGCCGTAGAGGGCGTCGGCGACCTCCATGGTCGGCTTCTGATGGGTGATGACGATGAGCTGCGATTTTTCCCGCAGCTGCTCGAACAGTCCGATGAGCCGTCGCAGGTTGGTGTCGTCGAGGGCGGCTTCCACCTCGTCCATGACGTAGAACGGGGACGGGCGGGCCTTGAAGATCGCGACGAGCATCGCGACGGCGGTCAACGATTTTTCGCCGCCGGACAGCAGGGAGAGCCGTTTGACCTTCTTGCCGGGTGGGCGGGCTTCGACGTCGATGCCGGTGGTGAGCATGTCGGACGGGTCGGTGAGCACGAGGCGGCCCTCGCCGCCGGGGAACAGGGCGGCGAACACGTCGACGAATTCGCGTTCGACGTCGGCGTAGGCGTCGGTGAACAGTTGCAGGATGCGGGCGTCGACGTCGGCGACCACCCCGAGCAGATCCTTGCGGGCCGCTTTGACGTCCTCGAGTTGCGTGGAGAGGAACGTGTAGCGCTCCTCGAGGGCCGCGAACTCCTCCAACGCGAGCGGGTTGACCTTGCCGAGTGTCGCGAGATCCTTCTCGGCGCGCTTGGCGCGACGTTCCTGGGTGGCCCGGTCGTACGGGACTGGTGCGGGTTTGACGACCTGCTCGCCACGCTCGCGGGCCTGCTCGTATTCGGCGAGTTCGAGTTCCGACGGCGGTAGCGGCACGTCGGGCCCGTATTCGGCGATCAGGTCGTCGGGGGCGATCGCGTACTGCTCGACGATCGTCGCCTCGAGTGCTTCGATGCGCAGCGCGGCCTGCGCGCGGGCCACCTCGTCGCGGTGGACGGCGTCGGTGAGTGCCGCCATCTGCGCGGTCAGTTGCCGGACGTGTTCCTTACCGGTCTCGACCTGTTCGGCGTGCACGGTGCGCAGCCGGGTCAGGTCGTCGCGGTGCGCGGCGGCGTCCGCCACCACCTGTTCGAGGCGGGACGCGACCTCGGCCCCGGCTTCGGCGACGGCCGCGGCGACGGCGGCCGCGGACTGCCGGGCCCGTCGGGCGTGTTCGGCGCGGGCCCGCGCGTCGCGTTCGGCCTGCGCCGCCCGTCGCAGCGAATCCGCTTTGCCGCGTACCGATTCGGCGCGTTCCTCGGCGGTGCGCACCGCGAGCCGGGCCTCGACCTCGACGGCCCGCACCTCCGCGAGGGCCGCGGCCGCAGTCTCGCGTTCGAGGTCGGTGCCGGCGCCCTCCCCGTCGATGTCGGTGCCGCCCGTACTCTCCTCGGCGAGGCGCAGCCGCTCCTCGAGGTCGGCGAGCGCCGCGAGGGTGTCGTCGCGTCCGGTCTCGGCGTCGTCGCGGTGCGCGAGAAGACGGTCGGTGTCGGCTCGGGCCACCCGCACCGTGTGGCCGAGCCGGCCCAGCTGCTCGTAGACGGCGGTGAGTGCGGCATCGGATTCGTGCAGGGCTGCGAGGGTCTGCCCGGCCACCTCGGCGCGGTCGGCCTGTTCGGCGACGGCCCCGGCGAGCGCGGCCGTCAGTTCTTCGGCGCGCTGCCGCGCGTCGGCGAGGGCGGTGGTGGACGCGTCGATCGCGGCCTGCACCTCGAGGGTGCTCGGGCGGCGTTCGGTGCCGCCGACCAGCCAGCCGGGTCCGATCAGGTCGCCGCTGCGGGTGACGGCCCGGGTCGCCGGCGTCTGCCCGACGAGCGCGACGCCGTCCGCCGCGGTGTCGACGACGGCCACCCCGGCCAGCAGGGCGTCGACCGCGGACCGCACGGTGTCGGGGCAGGTGACGACGTCGGCGAGCCACCGAGCCGCACCGGGAAGGTCGGGGGGTGCGGCCGTGGGAGGGTTTCCGGCGGGGAACAGCAGTGCGGCCCGGCCGCCGTCGCCGGCCGCGAGTGCGTCGATCGCGGTGACCGCGTCGGTGGCGGTGGCGACGGCGAGCGCATCGGCGGCGGGTCCCAGGACGGCGGCGACGGCGGCCTCGAATCCCGGTTGCACGTGCAGCAGTTCGGCGACCCGACCGGTGATCTTCCCGTCGTGGTGGTCGAGGAGCCACGCGGCGCCGTCCCGCTGTTCGAGGCCGATCGCGAGCGCGTCGATCCGTGCGGTCAGGGACGCGACCTCGTGTCCGGCGGCCCGTTCCGCGGTGCGTAGCTCGGTGACCCGCCCGGTGACGAGTTCGAGTGCGGCGACGGCACGTTCGTGCTGCTCGTCGAGTCCGATCTCGCTCGCCTCGAGGTCGGCGGCGGCGGTGACGGCGTCGTCGAACTCGGACTGCGCGAGGTCGCCGCGCTGCCGGGCGTCGGCGATCGCCGTGTCGAGGCGGGCGACCTCGGTAGCAGCGGCGTCGGCGCGGGAACGCAGGGTGTCGACCTGCCCGGCGAGCCGGGCCAGGCCCTCACGGCGGTCGGCGACGGCCCGTACCGCGGCCAGGTGCGCACGTTCGGCGTCCGCGGCGGCGTCCTCCCGTTCGGCGAGCTGTTCGCGGGCGGCGTCGAGCATGCCGCGGGCGATCTCGACGGCCGCGGCGAGTTCGGTCTCCTCGGCCGCGATCCGGTCGGCGCGGGCCTCCATCTCGTCGGGGTCCTGGCCGCGACCGGTGTCCGGTTCGGTGTCGAGGTGGCGGGCGCGTTCGGCGGCGATCCGGACGGTGGCGCTCACCCGTTCGGCGAGCGCGGACAGCCGGAACCAGGTCTGGGCGGCGGTGTCGGCCTGCGGGGTGAGCCGGGCGAGGGCCTGTTCGTGGCCGCGGAGTTCGGCGGTCGCAGCGTCGAGTGCGGCAGCGACCGTCTGCTGCTGCTCACGGATCAGGGTCTCGTCGCGGCTCTGGTCGGCCAGTTCGGTGCGGCGGGTGTCGAGGTCGTCAGCGGCCAGGCGTAGTCGGGCGTCGCGCAGGTCGGCCTGCACGGTCTGGGCGCGGCGCGCCACCTCCGCCTGCCGGCCGAGCGGTTTGAGCTGGCGGCGCAGTTCGGCGGTGAGGTCGGTGAGCCGGGCCAGGTTGGCCTGCATCGCGTCGAGCTTGCGGACCGCTTTCTCTTTGCGTTTGCGGTGCTTGAGGACGCCCGCGGCCTCCTCGATGAACGCACGTCGTTCCTCGGGCCGGGATTCGAGGATCGCCGCCAGCTGTCCCTGCCCGACGATGACGTGCATCTCCCGGCCGATACCGGAGTCGGACAGCAGTTCCTGGACGTCCATGAGCCGGCACGAGTTGCCGTTGATCTCGTATTCGCCGGCGCCGTCGCGGAACATGCGCCGCGTGATCGACACCTCGGAGTAGTCGATGGGCAGGACGCCGTCGGAGTTGTCGATCGTGAGGGTCACCTCGGCGCGGCCGAGTGCGGGACGGCCCGCGGTGCCGGCGAAGATGACGTCCTGCATCTTGCCGCCGCGCAACGCCTTGGCGCCCTGCTCTCCCATCACCCACATCAGAGCGTCGAGGACATTGGACTTGCCGGAGCCGTTGGGTCCGACGACGCACGTGATGCCGGGCTCGAACCGCAGAGTCGTCGCGGACGCGAAGGACTTGAAGCCCTTCAACGTCAGACTCTTCAGATGCACGTGTGTCCTACCGCTCCACGAATCCGGACAGACCGCCGCGCGGTGCGTCGAATTGGTCGACGACGAGGGTGACGGTTCCCGGGGTCTCCCCGGACCGGAGCAGCGCGAGCAGCCGGTCGAGTTGCCCGCGCGGGCCTTCCGCGATCACCAGCACCCGCCCGTCGGCTTGATTGGTGGCGTGCCCGACGAGACCCAGTTCGAGTGCGCGAGCCCGGGTCCACCAGCGGAAGCCGACGCCCTGCACCCGCCCGTGTACCCAGGCGGTCAGCCGTGCGGTGTCGTTCATGCGGCCCCCGTCAGTCCCGTGTGACGGTCAGCGTCACCTTCGTGCCGGCCTTGAGCGTGCGACCGACCGTGCACACCTTGTCGACGGACCGTTCGACGAGGGCGACCAGACGCTCCTGCGCGTCGGCGTCGAGTTCGCTGAGGTCGAGTTCGAGGGTCTCCTCGAGGTGCGGGTACACCTCGTTCTCGCGGTCCGCGGCGCCCGAGACGCGGATGGTGGCGTCGTAGTCGTCGCCGAGACGGCGCGACAGCGGGAAGTCCGAGCTCATACCCGAGCAGGCGGCGAGGGCGATCTTCAGCAGCTCGCCGGGCGTGAAGACGCCGTCGACCGACTCCGACCCGATGCGGACCTCGGCGCCGCGGGAGCTGCGTCCCGTGTAGAGGCGGGTGCCGGTCCGTTCGACCCACAGCTCGGTGGGTGCGGTGCTCTGTTCAGCCATGAGACGTGATCCTGCCATCCGCGTCCGACACGGTCGGCGGCTCCCACACCTGGATGCCGGTGATCTCCGGGATCTCGTCGCGGTGGAACGTCGGGTCCTGGCCGGCGGCCTTCTGCTTGCTGTAGTGCCGGAACAGCAGGAACGCGATCCCGGACAGTGGCAGCAGCGCCGCGAGGTTGACGGTCGCCATGACACCCATCACCAGGTCGGCCAGACCCCACACCAGCGGCACCGAGCCGAGCGCACCCGCGAACACGCACACCACGACGAGGGCCCGGAACCAGGTGAGGACCCGGCGTGACGGCGTGAGGAACTCGATGTTCGTCTCGCCGTAGTAGTAGTTGCCGATCACGGAGGTGAATGCGAGGAAGAAGATCGCGACGGTGAGGAAGTGGACGGTCCAGCCGCCGAGCTGGGCGGCGAGCGCGTTCTGGGTGAGGGACGCGCCGGCGCGAGTCCCGTACTCGGGATCGGACAGCAGGATGATGAACGCGGTCGCCGTGCACACCAGCAGCGTGTCGAAGTACACACCGAGGCTCTGGACGAGGCCCTGCTTGACGGGGTGCGACACGGCCGCGGTGGCGCCGGCGTTGGGCGCCGAACCCATGCCGGCCTCGTTGGAGAACAGGCCGCGGCGGATGCCGTTCATGAAGGCGGCCGCGAACCCGCCGGTCACCACTTCCTGGATGCCGAACGCGTTCTCGACGATGAGCCGGAACATGCCGGGCACCTCGGTGATGTTGAGGGCCACCACGAGCAATGCCATGAGGATGTAGGCGCCCGCGACGACGGGGACGACGATGCTCGACACCGTGGAGATGCGTCGCACACCGCCGAAGATGACGGCCGCCGTGAGGCCCGCGACCACGAGGCCGACGACGACCGCCGCACCGTTGCCGTCGGTGTCGAGGGACGTGTTGACGGCGTCGACGATCGAGTTGGTCTGCACGGCGTTGAACACGAACCCGTAGGTGATGGTGATGACCACCGCGAACAGCACGCCCATCCAGCGTTTCCGCAGGCCGTGCAGCATGTAGTAGGCGGGGCCGCCGTGGAAGCCGCCGTCCTTGTCACGCACCTTGTACAGCTGGGCGAGGGTGGACTCGATGAACGCGCTGGAGGCGCCCAGGATCGCCATGACCCACATCCAGAACACGGCGCCGGGCCCGCCGATACTGATCGCGATCGCGACGCCGGCGATGTTGCCGGTGCCGACGCGGGACGCCGCCGAGATCGAGAACGCCTTGAACGCCGAGATGCCCTTGGTGCCGTCCGGCAGGGTCTCGGCGCCCTCGGTGACCGACCTCAGCATGTCCGGCAGGAGCCGGATCTGCACGAACCGGGACCGCACCGTGAAGTACAGTCCCAGGCCCACGAGCAGGGCGATGACGACGTACCAGTAGGTGTCGTTGACGTCCGCGATCAGATCGACGAGTGAATCCACTCGAAAACTATCTACGACGATCGCCTTCGATCGCCACCCACGTACCGGCTGGTCTCGTTCACGAAAGTGTCACGATCGGTGCTCACACCTGGAAGCGGTAGCCCATTCCGGTCTCGGTGATCAGGTGCCGCGGCTTCGACGGGTCCTGCTCGAGTTTGCGGCGCAGCTGGGCGAGGTAGACGCGCAGATAGTGGGTTTCGGTGGCATATGCCGGACCCCACACCTCGCGCAGCAGCTCCTTCTGTCCGACGAGTTTGCCCCGGTTGCGGACCAGCATCTCGAGCATGCCCCATTCGGTGGGCGTCAGATGCACTTCGGTGCCGTCGCGGGTGACGGTCTTCGCGGCCAGGTCGACGGTGAAGGCGTCGGTGACGACGACGGGTTCGCTCGTCTCGGTGGCGGCGGCACCGCGCCGGACCGCGGCCCGCAGCCGGGCCAGGAACTCGTCCATCCCGAACGGTTTCGTGACGTAGTCGTCGGCGCCGGCGTCGAGGGCCTCCACCTTGTCCGACGAATCGGTGCGCGCCGACAGCACGATCACCGGGGCCGTGCACCAGCCGCGCAGGCCGGCGAGGACCTCGATGCCGTCGATGTCGGGCAGCCCGAGATCCAGGACGATCACCTCGGGATGTTTCTCGGCCGCCGCCCGCAGCGCCGCCGCCCCGGTCGACGCCGTCGTCACCTCGTAGCCGCGGACACTCAGGTTGATCCGCAGTGCGCGCAGGATCTGTGGCTCGTCGTCGACCACCAGGACCCGGGTCATGCCGTTCCTTCCGCCGTGGCAGCCGGGCAGGCCGCCAGTTCCACCACCATCGTCAGTCCGCCGCCGGGGGTGTCGGTGGCCTGCACCGTCCCACCCATCGCCTCGACGAATCCCTTCACCACCGACAGCCCCAACCCGACACCGCTGGTGGTGTCGCGGTCGCCGAGCCGCTGGAACGCGTCGAACATCTGCTCGTCGGCGCCCGGTGCGAGTCCCGGCCCGGTGTCGGCGACGGTGAGCGTCATCCGGTCCCCCGCCCGCGCCGCCCCGATCCGCACCGGCCGGTCCGGCGCGTACCGCAGGGCGTTGTCGACGAGGTTCGCGATCACCCGTTCCAGCAGTCCCGCGTCGGCCATCGCGGTGGCGCCGCCGACCTCCACCTTCACCCGGTCCCGGATCCGCTGCGCTGTCCCCGGCGCGCCGTAGCCGACGCCGACGAGCGCCCGGTGCACCACCTCCTCGAGGTACACCCGGCGCAGCGTCGGCTTCACGACACCGGCGGCCAGCCGGGACGAGTCGAGCAGGTTCCCGACGAGGGCGGTCAGCTGGTCGGCGGATTCCTCGATGGTGGCGAGCAGTTCGGCGGTGTCCTCGGGGGAGAATTCGATGTCGTCGCTGCGCAGGCTCGACACCGCGGCCTTCACCGCGGCGAGTGGGGTGCGCAGGTCGTGGCTGACGGCCGAGAGCAGGGAGCGGCGCAGCCGGTCCGCCTCCGCGAGGGCCTGCGCCCGGCTCGCTTCCTCCGCGAGTTGTCGCTGCCGGATCAGGCCGACGGCCTGGTTCGCGACCGCGTACAGCACCTTGCGGTCGCGGGCGCCGAGTTCGCTGCCCGCGAGCAGCAGCGTGTACTCGCCGTCGCCGGCCTCGCACACGGTGTCGGCGGCGTCGACGGTCGCCGGGGGCCTGTCACCGGCCGCGCTGATCACCCCGGTGCCGTGCCGGACGACGCTGACTCCGCGCTGCGCATAGGTTTCCCGCACCTTCTCGAGCAGCGCCGGCAGGTCCGCGCCGCGCAGCACCGACCCCGCGAACAGGGCCAGCAGTTCCGCTTCCTGCGACGCCCGCCGCGCCTCCCGGGCGCGTTTCGCGGACGCGTCGACGAGGACGGCGACAGCGACCGCGACGACCAGCAGCACCATCGTGGTGATGAAGTTCTCCGG from Prescottella sp. R16 includes these protein-coding regions:
- the ftsY gene encoding signal recognition particle-docking protein FtsY, whose product is MTTGAWIAIAAVLAVLIVALVVGLIVSRRRRITLTAPEQQPELEKPKDRSGGYQAGGGFNFSQGPTATAPPTAPPAAPKTPAAPPVVPPVVPPVPPVVEKPAPEPKPEPKPEPVVEEPVVEKPAPEPTALEPEPVVDAAAPVVEPEAPAAPEPVVEPEPEPVVSPEPVVVEPVVVEPEPEVVPAPAIEEIEPTEGRLDRLRGRLSRSQNAVGKSLLGLLGGGDLDEDSWEEVEDTLLIADLGTATTTKVVERLREQMASRGVRTEADARALLREVLIEELQPQMDRSIHALPHGDHPAVLLVVGVNGTGKTTTTGKLARVLVADGRRVLLGAADTFRAAAADQLQTWAERVGAEVVRGKEGGDPAAIAFDSVAKGIEDGVDCVLIDTAGRLHTKTGLMDELGKVKRVVEKKAVVDDVLLVLDATVGQNGLMQARVFAEVVDITGVVLTKLDGTAKGGIVFQVQHELGVPVKLVGLGEGADDLAPFEPAAFVDALLG
- the smc gene encoding chromosome segregation protein SMC, with the translated sequence MHLKSLTLKGFKSFASATTLRFEPGITCVVGPNGSGKSNVLDALMWVMGEQGAKALRGGKMQDVIFAGTAGRPALGRAEVTLTIDNSDGVLPIDYSEVSITRRMFRDGAGEYEINGNSCRLMDVQELLSDSGIGREMHVIVGQGQLAAILESRPEERRAFIEEAAGVLKHRKRKEKAVRKLDAMQANLARLTDLTAELRRQLKPLGRQAEVARRAQTVQADLRDARLRLAADDLDTRRTELADQSRDETLIREQQQTVAAALDAATAELRGHEQALARLTPQADTAAQTWFRLSALAERVSATVRIAAERARHLDTEPDTGRGQDPDEMEARADRIAAEETELAAAVEIARGMLDAAREQLAEREDAAADAERAHLAAVRAVADRREGLARLAGQVDTLRSRADAAATEVARLDTAIADARQRGDLAQSEFDDAVTAAADLEASEIGLDEQHERAVAALELVTGRVTELRTAERAAGHEVASLTARIDALAIGLEQRDGAAWLLDHHDGKITGRVAELLHVQPGFEAAVAAVLGPAADALAVATATDAVTAIDALAAGDGGRAALLFPAGNPPTAAPPDLPGAARWLADVVTCPDTVRSAVDALLAGVAVVDTAADGVALVGQTPATRAVTRSGDLIGPGWLVGGTERRPSTLEVQAAIDASTTALADARQRAEELTAALAGAVAEQADRAEVAGQTLAALHESDAALTAVYEQLGRLGHTVRVARADTDRLLAHRDDAETGRDDTLAALADLEERLRLAEESTGGTDIDGEGAGTDLERETAAAALAEVRAVEVEARLAVRTAEERAESVRGKADSLRRAAQAERDARARAEHARRARQSAAAVAAAVAEAGAEVASRLEQVVADAAAHRDDLTRLRTVHAEQVETGKEHVRQLTAQMAALTDAVHRDEVARAQAALRIEALEATIVEQYAIAPDDLIAEYGPDVPLPPSELELAEYEQARERGEQVVKPAPVPYDRATQERRAKRAEKDLATLGKVNPLALEEFAALEERYTFLSTQLEDVKAARKDLLGVVADVDARILQLFTDAYADVEREFVDVFAALFPGGEGRLVLTDPSDMLTTGIDVEARPPGKKVKRLSLLSGGEKSLTAVAMLVAIFKARPSPFYVMDEVEAALDDTNLRRLIGLFEQLREKSQLIVITHQKPTMEVADALYGVSMRGDGITTVISQRLRGHDLTASG
- a CDS encoding acylphosphatase encodes the protein MNDTARLTAWVHGRVQGVGFRWWTRARALELGLVGHATNQADGRVLVIAEGPRGQLDRLLALLRSGETPGTVTLVVDQFDAPRGGLSGFVER
- a CDS encoding OsmC family protein, yielding MAEQSTAPTELWVERTGTRLYTGRSSRGAEVRIGSESVDGVFTPGELLKIALAACSGMSSDFPLSRRLGDDYDATIRVSGAADRENEVYPHLEETLELDLSELDADAQERLVALVERSVDKVCTVGRTLKAGTKVTLTVTRD
- a CDS encoding sodium:alanine symporter family protein, which encodes MDSLVDLIADVNDTYWYVVIALLVGLGLYFTVRSRFVQIRLLPDMLRSVTEGAETLPDGTKGISAFKAFSISAASRVGTGNIAGVAIAISIGGPGAVFWMWVMAILGASSAFIESTLAQLYKVRDKDGGFHGGPAYYMLHGLRKRWMGVLFAVVITITYGFVFNAVQTNSIVDAVNTSLDTDGNGAAVVVGLVVAGLTAAVIFGGVRRISTVSSIVVPVVAGAYILMALLVVALNITEVPGMFRLIVENAFGIQEVVTGGFAAAFMNGIRRGLFSNEAGMGSAPNAGATAAVSHPVKQGLVQSLGVYFDTLLVCTATAFIILLSDPEYGTRAGASLTQNALAAQLGGWTVHFLTVAIFFLAFTSVIGNYYYGETNIEFLTPSRRVLTWFRALVVVCVFAGALGSVPLVWGLADLVMGVMATVNLAALLPLSGIAFLLFRHYSKQKAAGQDPTFHRDEIPEITGIQVWEPPTVSDADGRITSHG
- a CDS encoding response regulator codes for the protein MTRVLVVDDEPQILRALRINLSVRGYEVTTASTGAAALRAAAEKHPEVIVLDLGLPDIDGIEVLAGLRGWCTAPVIVLSARTDSSDKVEALDAGADDYVTKPFGMDEFLARLRAAVRRGAAATETSEPVVVTDAFTVDLAAKTVTRDGTEVHLTPTEWGMLEMLVRNRGKLVGQKELLREVWGPAYATETHYLRVYLAQLRRKLEQDPSKPRHLITETGMGYRFQV